In a genomic window of Paroedura picta isolate Pp20150507F chromosome 14, Ppicta_v3.0, whole genome shotgun sequence:
- the IRX6 gene encoding iroquois-class homeodomain protein IRX-6 isoform X1, producing the protein MSFPQFGYPYSTTSQFFVSAASTTTCCDSASRATSDVSSGSSQPTVLRGPSYENRLLAGSRTDLNAALGMYGSPYAAAAAASQGYANYLPYNADPSALYTTLNSQYEIKEGTSTLHPGIPQPATAYYTYEHSLGQYQYDRYGTVDFSSSARRKNATRETTSTLKTWLYEHRKNPYPTKGEKIMLAIITKMTLTQVSTWFANARRRLKKENKMTWSPKNKAGEDRREDDRRNGDDCSSENEDKDPKSCKEEKELRLSDLEDLDDEEPEPKAEAEPKHPHLERPVVISSALAECEKSHCGLTPPSHFRVFSCAKSDLPTSGDFLSHKGAALVSHLGGHGQAYESPEKPRIWSLAHTAGANVIVGPVANPGQRTESPDCLVLRGRLPGAGGQCSEEKTLGGLGRTQPAQDKSLEELNQPTKIFRNSTFNIQSLSLNCASYPMLGETCQYAAGVEGFERTVRATQGSLDLSEVCLSQHKDKLRTAFRPVLKR; encoded by the exons ATGTCTTTCCCCCAATTTGGATATCCTTACAGCACCACTTCGCAG TTTTTCGTCTCCGCCGCTTCCACCACGACTTGCTGCGACTCCGCATCGCGAGCCACCTCGGATGTTTCCTCCGGCTCTTCGCAGCCCACCGTCCTGCGCGGGCCCTCGTACGAGAACCGCCTGCTGGCCGGATCCAGGACCGACCTCAATGCGGCTCTGGGCATGTACGGCTCCCCCTACGCCGCTGCGGCCGCCGCCAGCCAAGGCTACGCCAATTACCTGCCTTACAACGCCGACCCCTCCGCGCTTTATACCACGCTG AACTCCCAGTACGAGATCAAAGAAGGCACCTCCACTTTACACCCGGGGATCCCTCAGCCTGCCACTGCTTATTACACGTACGAACATTCCTTGGGGCAGTACCAATATGACAG GTATGGAACCGTGGATTTCAGCAGCTCGGCCAGGCGTAAAAACGCCACCCGGGAGACCACCAGCACCCTCAAGACGTGGCTGTACGAGCACCGCAAGAACCCCTACCCCACCAAGGGCGAGAAGATCATGCTGGCCATCATCACCAAGATGACCCTCACGCAGGTCTCCACCTGGTTCGCCAACGCCCGGAGACGGCTCAAGAAGGAGAACAAGATGACGTGGTCTCCCAAAAATAAAGCCGGAGAGGACAGGAGAGAGGACGACCGGCGGAACGGGGACGACTGCAGCAGTGAAAACGAAGACAAAG ATCCCAAAAGCTGCAAAGAAGAGAAGGAGCTCCGGCTGAGTGATCTGGAGGACCTGGATGATGAGGAACCGGAGCCCAAGGCTGAAGCGGAGCCTAAGCACCCCCACCTGGAACGGCCTGTCGTCATCAGCAGCGCCTTGGCCGAGTGTGAGAAAAGCCACTGCGGCTTGACTCCGCCCAGCCATTTCCGTGTGTTTTCCTGCGCCAAGAGCGATTTGCCAACCTCGGGGGActtcctgagccacaagggggcCGCGTTAGTGAGCCACCTGGGAGGACATGGCCAAGCCTACGAAAGTCCGGAGAAGCCCAGGATTTGGTCCCTGGCCCACACAGCGGGCGCCAATGTGATCGTGGGACCCGTGGCCAACCCTGGTCAGAGGACAGAAAGCCCGGATTGTTTAGTTCTCCGGGGAAGGCTCCCTGGGGCCGGAGGACAATGCAGCGAGGAGAAGACGCTGGGCGGCCTGGGAAGAACGCAACCCGCTCAGGACAAGTCCTTGGAGGAGTTGAACCAGCCGACCAAAATCTTTAGGAATTCCACGTTCAACATTCAGTCCCTCTCTCTTAACTGTGCTTCCTATCCCATGCTGGGGGAGACCTGCCAATATGCAGCCGGAGTGGAAG GGTTTGAGAGAACGGTGAGAGCCACTCAAGGTTCTCTCGATCTGAGCGAAGTTTGTCTCAGTCAGCACAAGGACAAACTACGGACAGCTTTCAGGCCAGTGCTGAAGAGGTGA
- the IRX6 gene encoding iroquois-class homeodomain protein IRX-6 isoform X2: MYGSPYAAAAAASQGYANYLPYNADPSALYTTLNSQYEIKEGTSTLHPGIPQPATAYYTYEHSLGQYQYDRYGTVDFSSSARRKNATRETTSTLKTWLYEHRKNPYPTKGEKIMLAIITKMTLTQVSTWFANARRRLKKENKMTWSPKNKAGEDRREDDRRNGDDCSSENEDKDPKSCKEEKELRLSDLEDLDDEEPEPKAEAEPKHPHLERPVVISSALAECEKSHCGLTPPSHFRVFSCAKSDLPTSGDFLSHKGAALVSHLGGHGQAYESPEKPRIWSLAHTAGANVIVGPVANPGQRTESPDCLVLRGRLPGAGGQCSEEKTLGGLGRTQPAQDKSLEELNQPTKIFRNSTFNIQSLSLNCASYPMLGETCQYAAGVEGFERTVRATQGSLDLSEVCLSQHKDKLRTAFRPVLKR; the protein is encoded by the exons ATGTACGGCTCCCCCTACGCCGCTGCGGCCGCCGCCAGCCAAGGCTACGCCAATTACCTGCCTTACAACGCCGACCCCTCCGCGCTTTATACCACGCTG AACTCCCAGTACGAGATCAAAGAAGGCACCTCCACTTTACACCCGGGGATCCCTCAGCCTGCCACTGCTTATTACACGTACGAACATTCCTTGGGGCAGTACCAATATGACAG GTATGGAACCGTGGATTTCAGCAGCTCGGCCAGGCGTAAAAACGCCACCCGGGAGACCACCAGCACCCTCAAGACGTGGCTGTACGAGCACCGCAAGAACCCCTACCCCACCAAGGGCGAGAAGATCATGCTGGCCATCATCACCAAGATGACCCTCACGCAGGTCTCCACCTGGTTCGCCAACGCCCGGAGACGGCTCAAGAAGGAGAACAAGATGACGTGGTCTCCCAAAAATAAAGCCGGAGAGGACAGGAGAGAGGACGACCGGCGGAACGGGGACGACTGCAGCAGTGAAAACGAAGACAAAG ATCCCAAAAGCTGCAAAGAAGAGAAGGAGCTCCGGCTGAGTGATCTGGAGGACCTGGATGATGAGGAACCGGAGCCCAAGGCTGAAGCGGAGCCTAAGCACCCCCACCTGGAACGGCCTGTCGTCATCAGCAGCGCCTTGGCCGAGTGTGAGAAAAGCCACTGCGGCTTGACTCCGCCCAGCCATTTCCGTGTGTTTTCCTGCGCCAAGAGCGATTTGCCAACCTCGGGGGActtcctgagccacaagggggcCGCGTTAGTGAGCCACCTGGGAGGACATGGCCAAGCCTACGAAAGTCCGGAGAAGCCCAGGATTTGGTCCCTGGCCCACACAGCGGGCGCCAATGTGATCGTGGGACCCGTGGCCAACCCTGGTCAGAGGACAGAAAGCCCGGATTGTTTAGTTCTCCGGGGAAGGCTCCCTGGGGCCGGAGGACAATGCAGCGAGGAGAAGACGCTGGGCGGCCTGGGAAGAACGCAACCCGCTCAGGACAAGTCCTTGGAGGAGTTGAACCAGCCGACCAAAATCTTTAGGAATTCCACGTTCAACATTCAGTCCCTCTCTCTTAACTGTGCTTCCTATCCCATGCTGGGGGAGACCTGCCAATATGCAGCCGGAGTGGAAG GGTTTGAGAGAACGGTGAGAGCCACTCAAGGTTCTCTCGATCTGAGCGAAGTTTGTCTCAGTCAGCACAAGGACAAACTACGGACAGCTTTCAGGCCAGTGCTGAAGAGGTGA